Proteins encoded within one genomic window of Solibaculum mannosilyticum:
- a CDS encoding PcfJ domain-containing protein — translation MKKSALLAMPKLTATPEMKQAAIADEPKQHEGPYGYRYVERTYYPYMNCVVQDGILKAAFYLPEHLRLDGNNPAYEVFLDKKAHQFLTYDHLEKKWRDAKLDRLNWPGRNYYATCWASEKDAAVVQDYLCGERGGDLGILDFQRNVRDEQLEQRHKRITGAWDQDLAQVPELPKDWMRWIDKVAVRENFIFYRYKRGGAQNGYCTFCGKEVPISGHPYHNKKGRCACCRHPIVFKALGRAGYIRTEKDYAYLIQRCKDGFVLREFWAERTYWKDSLPSGKPYWHEFRRSIYDRSGEIRSYYWGVYCQRETRWISGNPCYYSYCGNQTGRVYGKSLPCMEQKELFGTGLVQWIRTHPVTDPEKYLAVWKRMPKMEQIWKADLPRLTKECFEHCDSVRERILYPNETRLIRALGLDGPKFRRLRQINGDTEDLAWLQLEKRTNQRIPDELFRWFKKERISAKDILFIADRMSPIQIRNYLQKQKPYFDGSCRQALTTWQDYLAMAERLHIDTSDEIIYRARKLRQRHDELVIQCEAGSLELQAENMDKKYPHVRSICEELQKKYAYADEDYLVIAPQNTFDIIKEGRMLHHCVGNDGAGERYYDRIERRESFIMFLRRAEEPEDPYYTLEIEPDGTVRQKRTLFDRQHEDIEQATEFLQKWQKVIAARLTGQDLKLAAQSRVLRNEEFIQMKKDRVVIHTGHLAGHLLADVLLADLMENKEIVQQQELPAAA, via the coding sequence TTGAAGAAATCTGCACTTCTGGCAATGCCGAAATTGACGGCAACGCCGGAGATGAAACAGGCAGCAATAGCGGATGAGCCGAAACAGCATGAAGGCCCCTATGGCTATCGCTATGTTGAACGGACCTACTATCCATATATGAACTGCGTCGTTCAGGATGGCATCCTCAAAGCGGCTTTTTATCTGCCGGAACATCTGCGGCTGGATGGCAACAATCCTGCTTATGAAGTGTTCCTTGACAAGAAAGCGCACCAGTTTCTGACTTACGACCATTTAGAGAAAAAATGGCGGGACGCCAAACTGGACAGGCTGAATTGGCCGGGGAGAAACTATTATGCCACCTGCTGGGCCAGTGAGAAAGATGCTGCCGTAGTACAGGACTATCTTTGTGGGGAACGCGGCGGTGATCTCGGTATCCTTGATTTTCAGAGAAATGTACGGGACGAACAGTTGGAGCAGAGGCATAAACGAATTACCGGCGCGTGGGATCAGGATCTGGCTCAGGTGCCTGAACTGCCCAAGGATTGGATGCGCTGGATTGATAAGGTGGCTGTGCGGGAAAATTTCATCTTCTATCGCTATAAACGCGGCGGAGCCCAAAACGGTTATTGTACCTTTTGTGGGAAAGAGGTCCCTATATCCGGGCATCCATATCACAATAAGAAAGGACGCTGTGCCTGCTGCCGGCATCCCATTGTATTCAAAGCCCTGGGGCGCGCCGGGTATATTCGGACAGAAAAGGACTATGCTTATCTGATTCAGCGGTGCAAGGATGGCTTTGTTCTCCGTGAATTCTGGGCAGAGAGGACTTACTGGAAAGACAGTCTGCCCTCTGGAAAGCCTTACTGGCATGAGTTTCGCCGTTCGATTTATGACCGCAGTGGAGAAATACGCTCTTACTATTGGGGCGTGTATTGCCAGCGGGAAACACGCTGGATTTCCGGTAATCCCTGCTACTATAGTTACTGTGGCAATCAGACAGGCAGGGTCTATGGCAAGAGCCTTCCCTGCATGGAACAGAAGGAGCTGTTCGGCACTGGCCTTGTGCAGTGGATACGCACCCATCCGGTGACTGATCCGGAAAAGTATTTGGCTGTTTGGAAGCGGATGCCGAAGATGGAGCAGATTTGGAAGGCAGACTTGCCGAGGCTGACAAAAGAATGCTTTGAACATTGTGATTCTGTGCGGGAACGGATACTCTATCCAAATGAGACGCGACTGATTCGAGCATTGGGATTAGACGGCCCCAAATTCCGCCGTCTGCGGCAGATAAATGGCGATACGGAAGACCTGGCATGGTTGCAGCTTGAAAAGCGGACCAATCAACGCATACCGGATGAACTGTTTCGCTGGTTTAAAAAAGAACGGATCAGCGCCAAAGATATTCTGTTCATCGCGGACCGCATGAGTCCGATTCAGATCCGAAACTATCTGCAAAAACAGAAGCCGTATTTTGACGGAAGTTGCCGGCAGGCGTTGACCACATGGCAGGACTACCTTGCTATGGCAGAGCGTCTGCATATCGACACCAGCGATGAAATTATCTATCGTGCGCGTAAATTGCGTCAGCGGCATGATGAACTGGTTATCCAGTGTGAGGCTGGAAGCCTGGAGCTTCAAGCAGAGAACATGGACAAGAAGTACCCCCATGTTCGCTCCATCTGCGAGGAATTGCAGAAAAAGTATGCCTATGCAGATGAAGATTATCTGGTCATTGCCCCTCAAAATACTTTTGATATTATCAAAGAGGGACGGATGCTTCACCATTGTGTCGGAAATGACGGCGCCGGCGAACGGTACTATGACCGCATCGAGCGCCGGGAGAGCTTCATCATGTTTCTGCGCCGAGCGGAGGAACCAGAAGATCCCTATTACACACTGGAGATCGAGCCGGACGGCACTGTGCGTCAAAAACGCACGCTGTTTGACCGCCAGCACGAGGACATCGAGCAGGCGACGGAATTTCTGCAGAAGTGGCAAAAAGTCATTGCGGCACGGCTTACAGGCCAAGATTTGAAGCTGGCCGCGCAGAGCCGCGTCCTGCGCAACGAGGAGTTTATCCAGATGAAGAAAGATCGGGTGGTCATCCATACCGGGCACCTTGCCGGCCATTTGCTGGCAGATGTGCTTTTGGCTGACTTGATGGAAAACAAAGAAATCGTGCAGCAGCAGGAGCTCCCTGCGGCTGCATGA
- a CDS encoding DUF7666 domain-containing protein codes for MIAYKGFLPGLICRGYQFRMGLNVTEKANCAHNGFHCAEDPLDCLRYYGDINHAEYYIVDAGGDIDEDGVDSKISCTELTILKRLTKKELFLHGLAFMADHPKRKWNSNIKVDKAEAWNGYAAVRGADPIAKGTRNGDVLAFAKEDGTTGGIQQIVVAEIDGKTLQPGIWYGVELEKRMVN; via the coding sequence ATGATTGCATATAAAGGATTTCTTCCCGGCCTGATTTGCAGAGGTTACCAGTTCAGGATGGGACTCAATGTAACGGAAAAGGCCAACTGCGCTCATAATGGCTTTCATTGTGCTGAGGACCCGCTGGATTGCTTGCGCTATTACGGAGATATAAACCACGCAGAATACTATATTGTCGATGCTGGCGGAGACATTGACGAAGATGGTGTCGATTCCAAAATTTCCTGTACAGAGTTGACAATTTTGAAACGGCTGACAAAAAAAGAACTCTTCCTCCATGGCCTTGCTTTTATGGCAGACCACCCGAAGCGGAAGTGGAACAGCAATATAAAGGTGGACAAAGCTGAAGCGTGGAATGGCTATGCAGCGGTGCGCGGCGCCGACCCTATTGCAAAAGGGACTCGGAACGGCGATGTACTTGCTTTTGCAAAAGAGGACGGCACTACCGGCGGCATCCAGCAGATCGTGGTGGCGGAGATTGACGGGAAAACGCTCCAACCAGGAATTTGGTATGGAGTGGAGCTTGAAAAAAGGATGGTGAACTAA
- a CDS encoding Cas9 inhibitor AcrIIA9 family protein — MGYFSEMALNKQEELGLPAEQVSAGNAFEDEETFDELPVPSASHSAASPTVETPSSPAFDADDGAEELAEMNGDDASEAADTDGEDAGKEQEAPAKADATTDADEEKRRAEHEAAEAKRKAEWEARQAEKKKAEQEQLERLAAMSDDEVVNASMQRVNADTEKLTRRNMKECVAEFIQTKCLEDIAFARLTMHPRKSMIHCFQYISRKAWDYIQDELKASGIQPGPGSQGYGCDVPDDLCYQWAEDYFRDPDAKEDHKEEEKFVPNPYYGKDFARTTKKKQKEKKKAEAKPKPVQKEKPANDGQLSLLDLGMTKAG; from the coding sequence ATGGGATATTTTTCAGAAATGGCGCTGAACAAGCAGGAGGAGCTCGGACTTCCCGCAGAACAGGTATCGGCAGGAAACGCCTTTGAGGATGAGGAAACTTTTGACGAGCTGCCGGTGCCGTCGGCCAGCCATTCAGCGGCTTCCCCTACCGTGGAAACGCCGTCATCGCCCGCATTTGATGCAGACGATGGGGCCGAGGAATTGGCGGAAATGAACGGAGACGATGCTTCCGAGGCAGCGGACACGGATGGGGAGGATGCCGGTAAAGAGCAGGAGGCACCCGCCAAGGCCGATGCAACCACCGATGCGGACGAGGAAAAACGCCGTGCCGAGCATGAGGCGGCTGAAGCCAAGCGTAAAGCAGAATGGGAAGCCCGGCAGGCTGAAAAGAAAAAGGCCGAGCAGGAGCAGCTGGAGCGTCTGGCCGCGATGAGCGACGACGAGGTGGTGAACGCCTCCATGCAGCGGGTCAACGCAGATACAGAAAAACTGACCCGGCGCAACATGAAAGAGTGTGTGGCAGAATTTATCCAGACCAAGTGCCTGGAGGATATTGCTTTCGCACGCCTCACCATGCACCCGCGCAAGTCAATGATCCACTGTTTCCAGTACATCAGCCGCAAGGCGTGGGACTACATTCAGGATGAACTCAAAGCAAGCGGCATTCAGCCAGGTCCGGGCAGCCAAGGGTATGGCTGTGATGTTCCGGACGATTTGTGCTACCAGTGGGCAGAGGATTATTTCCGCGACCCAGACGCCAAAGAGGATCATAAGGAAGAAGAAAAGTTTGTACCGAACCCCTACTATGGAAAAGATTTCGCCAGAACCACCAAAAAGAAGCAGAAGGAAAAGAAAAAGGCAGAAGCCAAACCGAAGCCTGTGCAGAAGGAAAAGCCTGCCAACGATGGTCAACTATCGCTGCTGGATCTCGGCATGACAAAGGCAGGTTAA
- a CDS encoding YodL domain-containing protein, giving the protein MGSYPDEFPFGIMEVVNLLNLRIRRQQANSVYVDCPFCGDRRGRMNVNFVKNVWRCNYCDAHGGMLALYAELNHTTTSDAYWEIAEALCDNIQEEHARSGNEAQQRPASPSPSTSGAWAAPAGHSSSERKTVPQSNKASPAEIHQTLSLLLAQLTLRPAHREHLRSPKRGLSDEQIDALGFKSTPPPFLCRSITERLIKQGCKVQGVPGFYQDNGGHWTMAFYQKTAGILIPAIGFDGMLQGFQIKLDIPLKNKDDPPEKPGAKYIWFSSSSKKGGTGSGSPVHLAGNPSARVVYVIEGLLKADISHCLTGRTFAAIAGANNTSPLDAMFALLAQSGTEEIIEAHDMDKYNNKMTMAGASKIYLMAQKHGMNCRRLTWNPNYKGFDDWQLALRQGSQRQKEIEKLSFKEQYLRGLCKLAHIEDCVEQWQHRAEQDIGLTEYLGLTGEEHKTFLCGGRDALAALLEPQRRKQRFVLYQLQLDEENAIPFAFKDITALKAAGYEQPPAAMYYVAGSGEIYCPAEESDDTLLKRLFADCRERLPEGCRGRPMAVSDVVELNHGAKRAYYYVSGQDQFRQVKFSPMLAKKEIPEKTQERF; this is encoded by the coding sequence ATGGGCTCATACCCGGATGAATTTCCTTTCGGCATCATGGAAGTTGTCAATCTATTAAACCTACGCATCAGGCGTCAACAGGCGAACAGCGTCTATGTGGACTGCCCGTTCTGCGGTGACCGCCGGGGACGGATGAATGTCAATTTCGTCAAGAATGTCTGGCGGTGCAACTACTGCGATGCACATGGCGGAATGCTGGCGCTGTATGCTGAACTTAACCATACGACTACATCCGATGCCTACTGGGAGATTGCAGAAGCTCTGTGTGACAATATCCAAGAGGAACACGCACGCTCCGGGAATGAAGCCCAACAGCGGCCGGCCAGTCCAAGCCCTTCAACTTCAGGGGCCTGGGCTGCCCCTGCCGGCCATTCTTCTTCCGAGCGAAAAACAGTACCACAGTCGAATAAGGCCAGTCCAGCGGAGATCCACCAGACGCTATCCCTGCTGCTTGCTCAACTTACGCTGCGGCCGGCACATCGGGAACATCTGCGCTCCCCTAAACGCGGGCTGTCTGATGAACAGATTGACGCACTGGGATTTAAGAGCACCCCACCGCCTTTTCTATGCCGGTCTATTACAGAACGGCTGATCAAGCAGGGCTGCAAGGTGCAGGGAGTGCCGGGCTTTTACCAGGATAACGGTGGACATTGGACTATGGCTTTTTATCAAAAGACAGCCGGCATCCTGATCCCTGCCATCGGCTTTGACGGCATGTTGCAGGGATTCCAGATCAAACTGGATATACCGCTGAAAAACAAGGATGATCCGCCGGAAAAGCCGGGAGCAAAATATATCTGGTTTTCGTCTTCCTCAAAAAAGGGCGGGACAGGATCGGGCAGCCCGGTACATCTGGCAGGAAATCCATCTGCCCGTGTCGTTTATGTGATTGAAGGTCTTTTGAAAGCAGACATCTCCCATTGCCTGACCGGGCGCACTTTCGCCGCGATTGCCGGCGCCAATAACACCAGTCCGTTGGACGCTATGTTCGCGTTGCTGGCGCAGAGTGGTACAGAGGAGATTATCGAAGCCCATGACATGGACAAGTACAACAACAAAATGACCATGGCCGGGGCATCCAAAATTTACTTAATGGCGCAAAAGCACGGCATGAATTGCCGGCGGTTGACTTGGAATCCCAATTATAAAGGGTTTGATGACTGGCAGCTGGCTTTGCGCCAGGGCAGTCAGCGGCAAAAGGAAATTGAAAAGTTGAGTTTCAAAGAGCAGTATCTGCGCGGGCTGTGCAAGCTGGCCCACATTGAGGACTGCGTGGAACAGTGGCAGCACCGGGCCGAGCAAGACATCGGACTGACAGAGTATCTGGGGCTGACAGGGGAGGAACATAAAACCTTCCTGTGCGGCGGCCGGGACGCTCTTGCCGCCCTGTTGGAGCCACAGCGGCGAAAACAAAGGTTTGTACTTTATCAACTTCAACTGGACGAAGAGAACGCGATCCCATTTGCTTTCAAGGATATTACAGCGTTAAAAGCGGCTGGTTATGAACAGCCGCCTGCGGCGATGTACTATGTGGCAGGAAGTGGAGAAATCTACTGCCCAGCGGAGGAATCGGATGACACACTTTTGAAGCGCCTGTTTGCCGACTGCCGGGAGCGGCTGCCTGAAGGCTGCCGCGGGCGGCCAATGGCGGTTTCCGATGTAGTGGAACTGAATCACGGTGCCAAGCGGGCGTATTATTATGTAAGCGGACAAGACCAGTTTAGACAAGTAAAGTTTTCCCCTATGCTCGCAAAGAAGGAAATTCCAGAAAAGACACAAGAGAGGTTTTGA
- the recD2 gene encoding SF1B family DNA helicase RecD2, which yields MIHRGTYDGTIYYNPANKFCIISVKTAEKDVPEEARSIRRRKDHLIRFVATGYELPRTDAVELELDGEWKKGKYGMQLQVEQWHEIVPQTKSGVEGYLASGLIKGIGPALAKQIVSRFGVETLDILQNRPERLLEIKGITENKLEAIKTSYAESRMLQDLMTLLSPFKITPKTAQKIYQFFGPASVDILKKSPFELCQISGFGFLRVDAIVQKNGGDLRAPMRIKGALFWALEDSKGKNGHLFLTSEALQKEALQLLNAKIPIPSLRLHAQEVSDVLEDMILHGEVVSVKGDIYLPRVFAQEDETARRIAMRVVEPPAPEKIEQILEQVKREIGLALSSKQEAAVYATYRHNLSIITGSPGTGKTTVLKTILEVYRRLHPQGEIALMAPTGRASRRMAESTGVDKAKTLHSILGLASEEDEIKRNNTQEPLSADLIIVDEFSMVDMWLANKFFSRIKGGARVILVGDPDQLPSVGAGNVFRELIDCGLITVTVLDQIFRQSKDSLIAYNAKFINEGNTKLYYGQDFVFMASNNQAEAAERIVARYCREIEESGIDRVQILSPFRSDGAASAEQLNEAIREVVNPFRSAEEEIKIGVKVFRVNDRIMQTKNTAKVSNGDLGFIRYIKNDEDGTRVGLDFGVGRELEYGIEDMVNLDLAYATTIHKAMGSEYDTVIMPLLKAHTVMLYRNLLYTGITRAKKRVVLIGQKQVLFMAIHRNEIGKRNTLLGERIHLYYKAYARRAGIPVPADLEKELKHAG from the coding sequence TTGATCCATAGAGGAACTTATGATGGGACAATTTACTATAATCCTGCAAATAAGTTCTGCATCATCAGTGTAAAAACCGCGGAGAAGGATGTACCCGAAGAAGCCAGGTCTATCCGCCGACGCAAGGATCATCTGATTCGGTTTGTGGCAACCGGCTACGAACTGCCCCGCACAGATGCGGTAGAACTGGAACTGGATGGCGAATGGAAAAAAGGAAAGTATGGGATGCAGCTTCAGGTGGAGCAGTGGCATGAAATTGTCCCTCAAACCAAGAGTGGAGTGGAAGGCTATCTGGCCTCTGGCCTTATCAAAGGCATTGGGCCGGCGCTCGCCAAACAGATCGTATCACGCTTCGGCGTGGAGACACTGGACATTCTGCAAAATCGCCCGGAGCGGCTGCTGGAGATCAAGGGCATCACGGAGAACAAGCTGGAGGCCATCAAGACCTCATATGCAGAGAGCCGGATGTTGCAAGACCTGATGACGCTGCTCTCCCCGTTCAAGATTACACCGAAAACAGCGCAGAAGATTTATCAGTTTTTCGGCCCGGCCAGCGTGGACATTTTGAAAAAGAGTCCGTTTGAGCTTTGCCAAATATCCGGTTTTGGCTTTTTAAGGGTGGATGCCATCGTTCAGAAAAACGGAGGCGACCTGCGCGCCCCTATGCGAATCAAAGGCGCCTTGTTCTGGGCGTTGGAGGATAGCAAGGGGAAAAACGGACATTTGTTTTTGACCAGTGAGGCTTTGCAAAAAGAGGCGCTCCAATTACTCAACGCTAAAATCCCTATTCCTTCGCTTCGGCTCCATGCACAAGAGGTCAGCGATGTCCTCGAAGATATGATCCTGCATGGAGAGGTCGTATCCGTCAAAGGAGACATTTATCTTCCCCGTGTGTTTGCACAAGAGGATGAAACCGCCCGCCGGATTGCGATGCGTGTGGTGGAGCCTCCTGCTCCGGAGAAGATCGAACAAATTTTGGAGCAGGTCAAACGAGAAATTGGATTGGCGCTGTCCTCAAAACAGGAAGCGGCTGTGTATGCAACCTATCGCCACAATCTTTCCATCATCACAGGCTCCCCGGGCACCGGCAAGACAACCGTGCTGAAAACAATTTTGGAGGTCTACCGCCGCCTGCATCCCCAGGGAGAGATCGCCTTGATGGCGCCGACAGGCCGAGCCAGCCGGCGTATGGCGGAAAGCACCGGGGTTGATAAGGCCAAAACGCTGCACAGCATTTTGGGGCTCGCCAGCGAGGAAGATGAAATAAAACGCAACAACACCCAAGAGCCGCTTTCGGCCGATTTGATCATTGTGGACGAGTTTTCCATGGTGGACATGTGGCTGGCAAATAAATTTTTCTCACGCATCAAAGGTGGAGCACGGGTCATTCTTGTCGGAGACCCGGATCAGCTTCCCAGTGTAGGCGCCGGGAATGTGTTCCGCGAACTGATTGACTGCGGCCTTATCACCGTGACGGTGCTGGATCAGATTTTCCGTCAGTCCAAGGACAGCCTGATCGCCTACAACGCCAAATTCATTAACGAAGGCAACACCAAGCTGTACTACGGCCAGGATTTCGTTTTCATGGCAAGCAACAATCAGGCGGAAGCCGCTGAACGAATTGTTGCCCGCTACTGCCGGGAGATCGAGGAAAGTGGGATTGACCGGGTGCAGATCCTGTCGCCTTTCCGCTCGGATGGCGCGGCCTCTGCGGAACAGCTCAACGAAGCGATCCGCGAAGTGGTTAACCCGTTCCGTTCCGCCGAGGAAGAAATCAAAATCGGTGTCAAGGTATTCAGGGTCAATGACCGGATCATGCAGACCAAAAACACTGCCAAGGTATCCAATGGCGACCTGGGATTCATCCGCTATATCAAAAATGATGAAGATGGAACTCGCGTTGGACTTGACTTCGGTGTGGGCCGTGAGTTGGAGTACGGCATAGAGGATATGGTCAATCTGGACCTCGCCTATGCCACCACGATTCATAAAGCAATGGGCAGCGAGTACGATACGGTCATTATGCCGCTCTTAAAGGCACATACTGTCATGCTCTATCGAAATCTGCTCTACACTGGCATTACCCGCGCAAAAAAGCGTGTGGTGCTCATCGGTCAAAAGCAGGTACTGTTCATGGCAATCCATCGCAACGAGATCGGCAAACGCAACACGCTTCTGGGTGAGCGCATCCACCTGTACTATAAGGCGTACGCCCGGCGGGCCGGTATTCCCGTTCCGGCGGACTTGGAAAAAGAATTGAAGCACGCAGGCTAA
- a CDS encoding YqaJ viral recombinase family protein — translation MPASNVAAEKRSQPQILVETAGLSEEEWLAYRRKGIGGSDVAALLGISPWRTARDLYFDKLNIVAVEDNEDNWVALEMGHLLEPLVAKIFQHRTGYKVYQIKKMFQHPQYSWMLADVDYFVELPDGSTAILEIKTTNYNARDNWWLNGEETVPVYYETQGRHYMAVMNVDRCFFCCLYGNNEEETIIREIRRDESYEEEMIFLEQYFWENHVLTRTPPPYTEDGDLVLESVRRHTGSADQDAPVVTLDLSLTAKLMRYLQLQEQKKLTEAGSKEIEADMKRLKAALVAEMGKSCKAVCQQDGVNYIVTYNPVRTPGIDKDNLIRLKLDHPDIYEQYVTVSESRRFSVKIDTKTA, via the coding sequence ATGCCGGCGAGCAATGTAGCCGCCGAAAAGCGAAGTCAACCCCAAATTTTGGTGGAAACGGCGGGCCTGTCCGAAGAGGAATGGCTTGCATACCGCCGGAAAGGGATTGGCGGCAGTGATGTGGCGGCTCTGCTGGGAATTTCACCCTGGCGGACGGCAAGAGACCTCTACTTTGACAAGTTGAATATTGTAGCGGTCGAAGATAATGAGGACAACTGGGTTGCTCTGGAAATGGGGCACCTGTTGGAGCCGTTGGTGGCGAAGATATTCCAACACCGCACAGGGTACAAGGTCTATCAGATCAAAAAAATGTTCCAGCACCCACAGTATTCGTGGATGCTGGCCGATGTGGACTATTTTGTGGAATTGCCGGATGGCAGTACCGCAATTCTGGAGATTAAAACGACAAATTATAACGCAAGGGATAACTGGTGGCTAAACGGTGAAGAAACTGTTCCCGTCTATTATGAAACCCAAGGGCGGCACTATATGGCTGTCATGAATGTGGATCGCTGCTTCTTCTGCTGCCTGTATGGCAACAACGAGGAAGAAACCATTATTCGTGAAATCCGGCGGGATGAGTCCTATGAGGAGGAGATGATTTTCCTGGAGCAGTATTTCTGGGAAAACCATGTTCTTACCAGGACGCCGCCGCCTTATACCGAAGATGGTGATCTGGTGCTTGAAAGCGTGCGCCGGCATACGGGCTCCGCGGATCAGGATGCCCCCGTTGTAACGCTTGATTTGAGCCTGACAGCCAAATTGATGCGCTATCTCCAGCTCCAAGAGCAGAAGAAACTCACGGAAGCAGGCAGCAAAGAGATCGAGGCGGATATGAAGCGGCTGAAGGCGGCGCTGGTTGCGGAAATGGGCAAGAGCTGCAAGGCCGTTTGCCAACAGGATGGGGTGAACTATATTGTCACCTACAATCCAGTGAGAACGCCCGGCATTGACAAAGACAATCTGATACGGCTGAAGCTGGACCACCCTGATATTTACGAGCAGTATGTAACCGTTTCAGAATCCCGAAGGTTCAGTGTGAAAATTGATACCAAGACGGCATGA
- a CDS encoding helix-turn-helix domain-containing protein encodes MADKQFLENTDRNNAEKRSYSVSEAAEILGVSKRSIYNLCASGAFKSVRIGTKLRISRKSFDEWLDGSD; translated from the coding sequence GTGGCTGATAAACAATTTCTTGAAAACACAGATCGGAATAATGCAGAAAAACGGAGCTATTCCGTTTCAGAGGCTGCTGAGATCCTGGGCGTCAGCAAACGCTCCATTTATAACCTGTGCGCCAGCGGAGCATTCAAATCTGTACGCATAGGGACTAAATTGAGGATTTCCAGAAAGTCCTTTGACGAATGGCTTGATGGTTCCGATTGA
- a CDS encoding site-specific integrase: MASIQKRGKKYAVVYTYDDSKGEKKQKWETFITKKEALKRKAAVENEINNGTFIPPSELTVKDFLRDFVELYGTKRWGLSVYASNNGLISNYINPLIGDEIVQDINRRSVDQFIQKLQKTPPIETPYRHARTDFVTPCTIEKIIKLMRCAFHQAVRWDIIGKNPFEDAILPKREKKVRAIWTADIIRDALNHCSDGKLYVAINLAFACSMRMGEITGLTWDCVHISDEEIARDDAFVWIEKELARVDQKAINAVGEKDILFVFPRLMGGKSSTRLVLKKPKTESSIRKVWIPRTLAFILREWKEKQDKLKEFMGDDYIDYNLVLAQETGRPCEDRIIGNQFERLKKSAGLPNVVFHSLRHSSTTYKLKINKGDVKATQGDTGHAQSDMVTQVYAHILDEDRKVNAQKFEMAFYANADLRGVEQRLRAESAVAEPDSEILLKQLEAKPELMDAFTKKFVEQYGEQIMNQLAKKLIGA, from the coding sequence ATGGCATCAATACAGAAACGCGGTAAGAAATATGCTGTTGTCTACACCTATGATGACTCAAAAGGTGAGAAGAAACAGAAGTGGGAAACTTTTATAACCAAAAAAGAGGCGTTGAAGCGGAAAGCCGCGGTGGAAAATGAGATCAATAACGGCACTTTTATTCCGCCCAGTGAACTGACCGTAAAAGATTTTCTGCGAGACTTTGTAGAACTATATGGAACCAAAAGATGGGGACTGTCTGTTTATGCTTCTAATAATGGCTTAATCAGCAATTACATTAACCCGTTGATTGGGGACGAAATTGTGCAGGACATCAATCGCAGGTCAGTGGACCAATTCATCCAGAAGCTGCAGAAAACGCCTCCAATCGAAACTCCATACAGACATGCACGGACAGACTTTGTTACGCCATGCACCATTGAAAAGATTATTAAGCTGATGCGCTGTGCATTTCATCAGGCTGTCCGCTGGGACATTATTGGTAAAAATCCGTTCGAGGATGCAATCTTGCCCAAGCGGGAGAAAAAGGTCAGAGCCATCTGGACTGCCGATATTATTCGAGATGCTCTCAACCACTGCTCGGATGGAAAGCTGTATGTCGCAATCAACCTGGCCTTTGCCTGCTCCATGCGGATGGGCGAAATCACCGGCCTTACATGGGACTGTGTTCATATATCAGATGAAGAAATCGCTCGGGATGATGCCTTCGTCTGGATTGAAAAAGAGCTGGCCCGTGTTGACCAGAAGGCTATCAACGCAGTTGGCGAAAAGGACATCCTCTTTGTATTCCCGCGCTTGATGGGCGGGAAGTCTTCTACGCGGCTCGTTTTGAAAAAGCCTAAAACAGAAAGCAGCATTCGTAAGGTTTGGATTCCGCGAACTCTTGCCTTTATCTTGCGGGAATGGAAAGAGAAGCAGGACAAGCTCAAGGAGTTTATGGGCGATGACTATATCGACTACAATCTGGTTTTGGCGCAGGAAACGGGCCGCCCCTGTGAAGATCGGATTATTGGAAATCAGTTTGAACGATTGAAAAAATCCGCTGGTCTTCCAAATGTTGTTTTTCATTCTCTCCGTCACTCCAGCACAACTTATAAGCTGAAAATCAATAAGGGAGATGTTAAGGCAACGCAGGGTGATACCGGTCATGCACAAAGCGACATGGTTACCCAAGTTTACGCACACATCTTGGATGAGGATCGGAAGGTCAACGCCCAGAAATTCGAAATGGCCTTTTATGCGAACGCGGATTTGCGTGGCGTTGAGCAAAGGCTTCGCGCAGAAAGCGCCGTTGCTGAACCTGACTCTGAAATTCTGCTGAAGCAGTTGGAGGCTAAACCCGAACTCATGGATGCCTTCACGAAAAAGTTTGTTGAGCAGTATGGAGAACAGATTATGAATCAGTTAGCAAAAAAACTGATTGGTGCATAA